CGGCAGGGGGTACTCACGGGGCAACTGCTACGGGTGAACCGGCAGTCATGCACGGTGGCGGTGGCGGGGGTCAACTGGCTGGTGCCGCACGGGCAACTGCGACAGGGCCCGGCGCCGCCGGATGCCCGCCCGGCGCAGCACCGGCCTCACCCCCGGGACCGCTTCAGCGTTGGCGACGGCGTCACCTTCCGCGGCGATGGCCGCCGCCACGAGGGGCAGGTCATCCGGGTCAACCGGAAGACCTGCACGGTTCAGACCCCGGAGGGGACTTGGCGGGTGGCGTTCTCCCTGCTCAAGCCGTTCCGCGAGGCAGCGCCTGGGTAGTCGTCAGCCACGCGCAACATCATGCTGACGCGCAGTGACCCGGTTGCGCGCCTCGGGGTGTTACTGACGCCCCGTCCCCCCGTCAGTAGCTCAGGTTCTTGGTGATGATCCCGACGCTGGGCACGTTGAACGTCTTCACCCCGGCGCAGTCACACTGCGCCTCCGGGTTCGGGACCATCTTGAAGACGGTGTAGACACCTGCTGCCAGGTTCGGCGAGGTGTAGCTACCATCGGTCCCGGTGTTCGTGTGGCCCTGATTGACGCCGCTCTTCCGGAACTCCAGCGTCACGCCTGCGGCAGGTTGGCCCCCAGTCTTCACGATGCCCTTCATGAATCCCATCTCACTGCCCTCCCTGCTGTACTGGTTGCCGCGAATGCCCCGTGTCAGCAAACCGACGCCGGCCCGGTGCAACGTACCGCCCATCTCACCTCCGTCCGCACGTCGTGTCGTGGGTCCGTCGGCGCTTTGCCGAGCCGTCAGTACTCCAGGTTCTTGGTCACCAGCCCGGCCGTGGGAACGTTGAAGGTGGTGTCTCCGTCGCAGTCACACTGCGCCTCCGGGGTGGGGTTCGTCTTGAAGACGGTGTATATGCCCGCCGCTAGGTTCGGTGAGGTGTAGCTGCCGCCGGCTCCACTGATCGTCGTGCCCTGGCTGTAGCCGCTCTTCCGGAAGTCCAGTGTCACACCGACGGCTGGCTGCCCTCCCGTGCTGACTGTGCCTGTGAGAAATCCCATCTCGCTGTCCTCCCTGGTGTGTTGCTGCCGCGGATGTACCTGCGGTCAGTATACCGGCGCCGGCCCCAGGAGGGCCGCGTTGCGCACCCATTTGTCCAGGCGGAAGTCGCACGCCGCGGCGGAGGGCGTGACTTCCTCCACGCTGGCGCCCAACAGGTCCAGCGTTCCCACCCCCGCGTCGGTCCACCGCAGCGCTCCGACCGTCTCCCCGCCACGCTGGAGCTGTCCGGTGCCCGAGCTGTCCTCATTCAGCGTGAAGGCACCCTGCGTGCCGTCGGGAGCGGTGAGCCGCCACTGGTTCCAAACACCGTCGCCGTCGTCCAGTGACTGCGCTTTGACCTGCAGTTGGCTCGTGCCGCGTCCCGGCGCCGTGAACGTGCCCGTGGCGCCCTGGCTGTAGACGGGCCAACTGGGGCGCATGGTCAGGGTGGCGATGGGGATGCGCAGTGTGACCACCACACTGCCCGGCAACTCCAGGCGGAGCTGGTCGCGATCGCTCTCGGCTCGGTCCAGCGTGAACTGCATGCTGGCGCCGGCCGCGGTTCGTGCGGTGCCGGCCCACACGCCGTGGTAGGCGACCCCGCTGAAGTCGTCGGTCATGTCGGTCTCGACCTGCGCGCCGTCGGGGTAGGTATTCGTGACGTGGCTCTGACAGATGGTCCAGTCGTCGTTCCAGACGGGTGCGTCGAACGCCTGGGAGAAGCGGGTTCCGTCCGGCCAGGAGATCGTCCCGCGGCCACTGCCGTCCGCCGCCAAGAACCACTCGTACTGCGCGCCGTCGGAGGTCGTCCCCCACATCCGCCAGTTGCCATCCCCCAGGTCGTCCCAGTTCGACGTCGGTGCATCGGACGTGCGCTGGTAGAGGATCCCCAGCCAGCCGTAGAACAACTGCACGGCGCTCAGATGATCGGCGGCGAGGGCCTCCAGGCTGGTGTCGGTGATCTCGTTGACCTTCACGCCGCTGCCCGAGCAGCCGGCCAACAGCAACAGGGCCAGGAGCCCCATCCCAAGGAGCAGTATCTTGGTTGTGGTTAGCATCTGCGACTCTCCCTTGGCCGATCAGCCCGTTCCGGGGTCCCTCGGCTTGTCAGCGCCACTCGAGCGCTCGCTGATCCCCCCTGGAGTGCCAATCTGCGGCACTATGATAGTTCTTCCTCAAGTTTCGCGCAAGACGACCAGCGACCTAGAAGCGATGGCGCAAGCCGACTGTCACTTGCCGTCCGCGCTCGGGGTAGCCTCGGTAGAACTGGTACTCCTCGTCCAGCAGGTTCTCCACCGTCACGAAGGCATCGGTGTGCAGGTCAAACTGGCGGGCGACGCTGAGGCCCAGGGTGTTGTAGGACTCCAGCCGCGTCGCGTTGCCCAGATCGGCGTAGCGCCGGCCTGTATGCTGCCACACGAGCCCCACACGCCACCCCGCGTCATCCAGGTAGTCCAGGCGGGCCTGGACTACCAGCGAGGGCTGATAGGGCACGTCCTCATCACCAGCGTCATGGTTCTCCGACTCGGCCCAGCGCACATATACCCCGCCGCTGAGCCGGCTCGTCAGCCAGCGCTCGTACTCCGCCTCGACGCCCCGCAGGCGCGCCTTGGCCAGAACCTCCGGGGAGGCTTCCACGGACCACGCGGGGTCTTCCAGGTCCACCAGCACGTTGCGCAGGTCGCGCTGGAAGAGCGTCACCCGCAGCAGGGAGCCGTCGGCAGGCTGCAGTTCATATTGCGCTTCGTATGACTGGCTGAAGCCGCCGGCGGCCAGGCCGAGAGACGACAGGAGGGCGCGGCCGGCCCACTCATCCACCGGCGCCAGCCGCGAGACATCGTCGGCTAGGGCTGGTCGGGCCAGCAGCGCCACCGTGCTGTGGGCTGAGGGCTTGTAGCGGAGCAGCAGACGGGGGCGCAGAACCGGCTCCGCGTCGTTGGCCACGGCCAGACGCCCGCCCAGCAGCAGCCAGGTCCGCTCGTTCAGTCGCTTCTCCCAGTCCACGTAGCCGGTCATGAGGTCACGCTTGGCGTCGGACGAGAAGGGCGTGTAGCTGACCGGCTCGGGCGATCCGGACGGGTTGGCCAGCGCCAGGACACCGCTGACTTCGGTATCCTGCCCGTACCAGGCCGCGCCGGCGGTGAGCATGTCCCCGTAGCGCAGCTGCTGGTCGAGCCGCACCTCCGCCATCGCGCCGCGCCGGTCGAGTTCGAGGCGCCGGATGGGGTTGTCATCGGCCAGCAGGCTGTCGGGGTTGTTGTCCGAGAGGACGCCCCAGGTGTAGCCCGCTCGCCAGGTGACGGTCGCACTGTCCACGGGCAGACGCGCCAGGACGTCGAACTCGCCGCCCTTGAAGTTACTGTGGTAGTCGGCGTTGCTTGGCAGGCCGCCCGCCAGAGCCGGGCCGGGCAGGTCGCGGTCGTCCTCGTTGAAAGACCCGTAGAGGACCACCGCATTGTCAGGGCTGGTCTGGCGCCCGAGCAGCGCCAGAACGGACTTGTCCGTGTAGCCGGTCTGAGCGCGGTCCCAGTCCCCTGCGTCAACGGCCCCCGAGACGTAGAAGCTGTTCTGGCCGCCGGCGCCCCGGCCGCTGGTGAAGGCGGAGGCCCTCGCACCCTCGCCGCCGGAGATACTGACCTCGGAGCGCCCATAGGAGCGGCTGTCCACCATGGCTGACGGCTGACGCACCAGTGCCTGTAGCCGCTCGGCATTCGCTTCACTGTTCAGGCCCAGCTTGACGTAGACCTCGGCCAGGTGCATGCGGGCCAGCGCGTAGTTCGGGTCGAGAGCGAGGGCCTCGCGGAGCGCAGCCCAGGCCTTGTTGACGCGTTCCTGCTTGAGATACACACGGGCCAGGGTGGTATGGACGCGCGCCGACCGCGCCCCCAGCTTCACCGCCAGTTCACCCTCCTGCACCGCGCGCGCGTACTCGTTCATCTCCATGTAGTCCAGCGCCAGGTTACCATGTACCAGCGCCCAGTTCGGCTGCAACGCCAGGGCCTGGCCGAACTCCGCGGCGGCTTCCTGCAGCCGTCCCGTCTGCATGTAGACGGCACCGAGGTTGTTGTGGGCGCTGGCGGCGCCGGGATCCAGTGATACCGCGGCCTGCTGGGTCTCGAGGGCTTCGCGGAACTTGTCCTGCCGGGCCAGCACCTGCCCCAGGCCGGTCATGGCCGCGCCGAACTTCGGTTGCAGCTCCAGGGCACGGCGGAAGGCCTTCTCGGCCCGGGTGACGTCGTTGAGGGCCAGCGACAGCGCCCCGAGTGTCTGGTAGGCCGGGGCCAGCGTCGGGTCGAGCGTGACCGCCAGCTCTGTCTCGTGCAGGGCCAGGGGCAGATCGCCGCCGGCGGCAGCCACCTGGGCCGCGAGGAGATGCGCGGAGGCGCCCTCGGGTGACAACGCCACCGCGGCGGCCGCCTCCCGTGAGGCCTGCTCCAGACTCCCGGCGTAGAACGCGGCAGCAGCCAGGGCCTCGTGTGCCAGCCCCGAGCACGGCGCGGCCGCGACCGCCGCGGCCGCCAGGTCGGTCGCCGCCTTCCCGTCGCCGGCCGCGAGCTTCGCCAGGGCCAGCAGGGCGGGGGCGCGGTACTCCTTCGGGTCGAGCTGTAGCGCCCGCTCCAGCGCCGCAGTGGCCTGGTCGAGGCGGCCACTGCGCAGGGCTGCGAAACCGGCCATCACGGCAACCTCAGCGCTCTGGGGACTGAGGCTGAGGGCCTGGGTCGCCAGACCGGCAGCATCGCCCCCGGTCCCCAGGGCTGCGATGGCCTGCCCGGCGGTCGCCACACCCTTGAGGGCCGGCGCCTGCGCGGCCTGCGCGAACGCGGCGGCAGCTTCCCTGTTCCGCCCCTGGGCCAGCAGCGCATAGGCCAGCTTCAAGCGGAGGTCGTCCGTTGGCGCGACTTGCAGGGTCCTGCCGTAGGCCTCCTCCGCGGCGGTGTAGTCGCCACTGTCGTGCAGCAGGTCACCGCAGGCGGCGAGGGCGGCGGCATCATTCGGGTTGGCCGTTGCCCGCTCGTTCGCCTGGCCCAGGAGGGCCTGGCGCTGCTCGGGCGACACGCCGGGGCGCTGCAGCTTCTCGAAGCCGAGCCAGATGCTATCGAGCGAGGCTTCCCAGTCGAGGAAGGTGGAGGGATCTACGCGCATGGGGCGCGA
The sequence above is a segment of the bacterium genome. Coding sequences within it:
- a CDS encoding carboxypeptidase-like regulatory domain-containing protein; its protein translation is MGFMKGIVKTGGQPAAGVTLEFRKSGVNQGHTNTGTDGSYTSPNLAAGVYTVFKMVPNPEAQCDCAGVKTFNVPSVGIITKNLSY
- a CDS encoding carboxypeptidase-like regulatory domain-containing protein, with translation MGFLTGTVSTGGQPAVGVTLDFRKSGYSQGTTISGAGGSYTSPNLAAGIYTVFKTNPTPEAQCDCDGDTTFNVPTAGLVTKNLEY
- a CDS encoding TonB-dependent receptor, with amino-acid sequence MTRAYRTTVLLVLAAILGVSAQLPAAQVPRATLLAVRGLVKTRPASGTWHQATLPQNRYLWPRDELQTHQHARARVGLDGATLELGPLTHIVIPGARAQKPTVRTLLQVLKGKLLILLIGARPVEIGTAGATASARGTKFLVEVDDAGLTVLTVIEGSVDFHNDLGQVLVSAGEQSTAGPGRAPSRPMRVDPSTFLDWEASLDSIWLGFEKLQRPGVSPEQRQALLGQANERATANPNDAAALAACGDLLHDSGDYTAAEEAYGRTLQVAPTDDLRLKLAYALLAQGRNREAAAAFAQAAQAPALKGVATAGQAIAALGTGGDAAGLATQALSLSPQSAEVAVMAGFAALRSGRLDQATAALERALQLDPKEYRAPALLALAKLAAGDGKAATDLAAAAVAAAPCSGLAHEALAAAAFYAGSLEQASREAAAAVALSPEGASAHLLAAQVAAAGGDLPLALHETELAVTLDPTLAPAYQTLGALSLALNDVTRAEKAFRRALELQPKFGAAMTGLGQVLARQDKFREALETQQAAVSLDPGAASAHNNLGAVYMQTGRLQEAAAEFGQALALQPNWALVHGNLALDYMEMNEYARAVQEGELAVKLGARSARVHTTLARVYLKQERVNKAWAALREALALDPNYALARMHLAEVYVKLGLNSEANAERLQALVRQPSAMVDSRSYGRSEVSISGGEGARASAFTSGRGAGGQNSFYVSGAVDAGDWDRAQTGYTDKSVLALLGRQTSPDNAVVLYGSFNEDDRDLPGPALAGGLPSNADYHSNFKGGEFDVLARLPVDSATVTWRAGYTWGVLSDNNPDSLLADDNPIRRLELDRRGAMAEVRLDQQLRYGDMLTAGAAWYGQDTEVSGVLALANPSGSPEPVSYTPFSSDAKRDLMTGYVDWEKRLNERTWLLLGGRLAVANDAEPVLRPRLLLRYKPSAHSTVALLARPALADDVSRLAPVDEWAGRALLSSLGLAAGGFSQSYEAQYELQPADGSLLRVTLFQRDLRNVLVDLEDPAWSVEASPEVLAKARLRGVEAEYERWLTSRLSGGVYVRWAESENHDAGDEDVPYQPSLVVQARLDYLDDAGWRVGLVWQHTGRRYADLGNATRLESYNTLGLSVARQFDLHTDAFVTVENLLDEEYQFYRGYPERGRQVTVGLRHRF